In Geminocystis sp. NIES-3708, a single window of DNA contains:
- a CDS encoding DUF3086 domain-containing protein, whose translation MTDNLKENQIKDVNLNNFDDQDLWEMQSKKQNLEKQDNFEIALESNKTQDFKEDLPLELSVNDQKFDSPNEELSSENVIETNLYISDLEQNNTQLLKEKEINFISKNKEEQSIILPLESEKELEKTIEKKLDVSITEIEVLEEKKQDLINQQEAITSGINLLVKESLKELEEKRQNLELTIQKLELRKKKIEQEMRTTFSGVSQDLAIKVQGFKDYLVGSLQDLAAAAEQLELSNNSSQSWETEITSYDIPKVQNNVPNPQFVEKNFKEETRQIRGLLDKYRTKPDYYGSPWQLRRTFEPIQAERVAEWFFSQGGRGALRSMGTRLQNILVASAIMSILYQLYGDRSRTLILADTPERLGEWRRGLQDCLGISRSDFGPNKGVVLFETPESLIQKGDRIVEEKDLPLVIVDQSDDKVSLSLLKFPLWLAFAPETNIQSSNYYY comes from the coding sequence ATGACTGATAACTTAAAAGAAAATCAAATAAAAGATGTTAATTTAAACAATTTTGATGATCAAGATTTATGGGAGATGCAATCAAAAAAACAAAATCTCGAAAAACAAGATAATTTTGAGATAGCGTTAGAATCTAATAAAACACAAGATTTCAAAGAAGATCTCCCTTTAGAATTATCTGTTAATGATCAAAAATTTGATTCTCCTAATGAAGAATTAAGCTCAGAAAATGTAATCGAAACTAATTTATACATTTCAGATTTAGAACAAAACAATACTCAGCTATTAAAGGAAAAAGAGATTAATTTTATATCTAAAAATAAAGAGGAACAATCTATCATATTACCGTTAGAATCCGAAAAAGAATTAGAAAAAACTATTGAAAAAAAACTTGATGTTTCAATAACAGAAATTGAAGTTTTAGAGGAGAAAAAACAAGATTTAATTAATCAACAAGAAGCTATTACTTCGGGTATTAACTTATTAGTTAAAGAAAGCTTAAAAGAATTAGAAGAAAAGAGACAAAACCTAGAATTAACTATTCAAAAATTAGAGCTTAGAAAGAAAAAAATTGAACAGGAAATGAGAACTACTTTTTCTGGTGTTTCTCAAGATTTAGCTATTAAAGTTCAAGGTTTCAAAGACTATTTAGTCGGTAGTTTACAGGATTTAGCCGCTGCGGCAGAGCAACTAGAGTTATCAAATAACTCTTCTCAATCATGGGAAACAGAAATAACTTCTTATGATATTCCTAAAGTGCAAAATAATGTCCCCAATCCACAATTTGTAGAAAAAAATTTCAAGGAAGAAACTCGTCAAATTCGTGGTTTATTGGATAAGTATCGCACGAAACCTGACTATTATGGTTCACCCTGGCAATTGCGTCGTACTTTTGAGCCTATCCAAGCTGAAAGAGTTGCTGAATGGTTTTTTAGCCAAGGAGGGCGTGGTGCTTTACGAAGTATGGGGACTAGGTTACAAAATATTCTAGTAGCTTCAGCAATTATGTCTATTCTATATCAATTGTATGGTGATCGTAGTCGTACTTTAATCTTAGCGGATACACCAGAAAGATTGGGAGAATGGCGTAGAGGTTTACAGGATTGCTTAGGGATTTCTCGCAGTGATTTTGGTCCAAATAAAGGAGTAGTGTTATTTGAAACACCAGAGTCTCTTATTCAAAAAGGCGATCGCATTGTGGAAGAGAAAGATTTACCATTAGTAATAGTAGATCAAAGTGACGATAAGGTCAGTCTTTCTTTGTTAAAATTTCCTTTATGGTT
- a CDS encoding DUF3119 family protein has protein sequence MQNTVLGCDSITLKPNYNIPIIIIISGIALTLWSSILALVIIIFGIFLLIQANLIRLTFTSTALDVYRGKKNIRTFPYTEWETWAIFWQPLPILLYFKEVKSIHFLPIIFDPNTLRECLEQYCSEKK, from the coding sequence ATGCAAAACACTGTTTTGGGCTGTGATAGCATCACCTTGAAACCTAATTATAATATTCCTATCATCATCATCATTAGTGGAATTGCTTTGACTTTATGGTCGTCAATCTTAGCATTAGTAATCATTATTTTTGGAATATTTTTATTAATTCAAGCTAATTTAATTAGATTAACTTTTACTTCTACTGCTTTAGATGTTTATCGAGGCAAAAAAAATATTAGAACTTTTCCTTATACCGAGTGGGAAACTTGGGCAATATTTTGGCAGCCTCTACCGATTTTGTTATACTTTAAAGAAGTCAAAAGTATTCATTTTTTACCAATTATCTTTGATCCTAATACTTTAAGAGAATGTTTAGAACAATATTGCTCTGAAAAAAAATAA
- the psb34 gene encoding photosystem II assembly protein Psb34, which translates to MPYTTEDGGRVNNFANEPKVYQAEPPSTKEKRNYLILGVLGLILVTGVIAIAVFASNI; encoded by the coding sequence ATGCCATATACTACAGAAGATGGAGGCAGAGTTAATAATTTTGCTAATGAGCCCAAAGTTTATCAAGCTGAGCCACCTAGTACAAAAGAAAAACGTAACTATTTAATTCTTGGAGTTTTAGGGTTAATTCTCGTTACTGGAGTAATTGCCATCGCTGTTTTTGCTTCTAATATTTAA
- the rppA gene encoding two-component system response regulator RppA, which translates to MRILLIEDEEDLGIAIKRLLLQQNYVIDWVTSGQEGLYLLENPNITYNIGIFDWLLPELSGIELLKIIRRQKNSLPVLMLTAKDTMIDKITGLDAGADDYLIKPFEMLELFARIRALLRRNQEIKPQQLKVQNLILDYQINTIKIELKSGKIEIISLTNKEFHLLEFFMRHPQQILTRSQLLDQLWEIGSDTISNVVAAQIRLLRKKLNQYGYGDLIETVYGLGYRLKLDD; encoded by the coding sequence ATGCGAATATTGCTCATAGAAGATGAAGAAGATTTAGGTATTGCTATTAAACGATTACTCTTACAGCAGAATTATGTTATAGATTGGGTAACATCAGGACAAGAAGGATTATATTTATTAGAAAATCCAAACATTACTTATAACATTGGTATTTTTGATTGGTTGTTGCCAGAGTTATCAGGTATTGAATTGCTAAAAATAATTCGACGACAAAAAAATTCTTTACCAGTATTAATGTTAACAGCAAAAGATACAATGATAGATAAAATTACGGGTTTAGATGCTGGGGCAGATGACTATTTAATTAAACCCTTTGAAATGTTAGAACTATTTGCCAGAATTAGAGCATTATTAAGGCGAAATCAAGAGATAAAACCACAACAATTGAAAGTTCAAAATTTAATTTTAGATTATCAAATTAATACTATTAAAATAGAGTTAAAATCAGGAAAAATAGAGATAATTTCTTTGACTAATAAAGAATTTCATCTATTGGAATTTTTTATGCGTCATCCTCAACAAATTTTAACAAGAAGCCAACTTTTAGACCAACTATGGGAAATAGGTTCTGATACTATTAGTAATGTAGTAGCGGCTCAAATTCGTCTGTTAAGAAAGAAACTTAATCAATATGGTTATGGTGATTTAATTGAAACGGTTTATGGTTTAGGTTATCGTTTAAAATTAGATGATTAG
- the rppB gene encoding two-component system sensor histidine kinase RppB gives MSKNRLFNQTKISLTCWYASIFSGIITLGALGVYEAIAHAHYITINQELKTVAGTFHDTLEPLLLKPNKLEKNVREIIPDLCLIDEKCDNLYYENRYITRLIQQGKYYLKFYDLSGNLLGNAGIKIDNLSLNHPSEEFKTIQDNQNNNYRQISLLLHSKNNQEWGYLQIGRSLEEFDQYLNNIKWLLVLGLPLLIILVIIASWYLAEKAMKPLDKSYQQMQQFSSDVAHELRTPLAAIKATIDSVMLTENLSIKDNQETLITINRQNQRLINLVNDLLILSRLDAINQNNYLLEKTDINLIDLINDVTEELSFLAIENKINLCQDIQIKDNLIIQGNEAQIYRLLTNLVVNAIQNTPESGLVTISLENNKKEVIMAISDTGIGISEEDNLLIFNRFYRVDKSRGRDKGNSGLGLAIVSSILLFHHGRIELESTINKGSIFTVYLPK, from the coding sequence GTGTCAAAAAACAGGTTATTTAATCAAACTAAAATATCTCTAACTTGTTGGTATGCCAGTATTTTTTCAGGCATTATTACATTAGGTGCATTAGGAGTTTATGAGGCGATCGCACACGCCCATTATATCACAATTAATCAAGAATTAAAAACCGTAGCAGGAACTTTTCATGATACCCTTGAACCTTTATTACTTAAACCAAATAAACTAGAAAAAAATGTTAGAGAAATTATACCAGATTTGTGCTTAATAGATGAGAAGTGTGATAATTTATATTATGAAAATCGATATATAACAAGACTGATTCAGCAAGGAAAATACTATCTCAAATTTTATGATTTATCTGGGAATTTGTTAGGCAATGCAGGAATAAAAATAGATAATTTATCCCTTAATCATCCCTCAGAAGAATTTAAAACTATTCAAGATAATCAAAACAATAATTATCGTCAAATATCTTTACTTTTACATAGCAAAAATAATCAAGAATGGGGTTATTTACAGATAGGAAGAAGTTTAGAGGAATTCGATCAATACCTCAATAATATAAAATGGTTATTAGTATTAGGCTTACCATTATTAATTATTTTGGTCATAATTGCTAGTTGGTATTTAGCGGAAAAAGCAATGAAACCCCTAGATAAATCTTATCAACAAATGCAACAATTTAGCTCCGATGTTGCCCACGAATTGCGTACACCTTTAGCGGCAATAAAAGCAACTATTGATAGTGTGATGTTAACAGAAAATTTATCAATAAAAGACAATCAAGAAACATTAATAACAATTAATCGACAAAATCAAAGATTAATTAATTTAGTTAATGATTTGTTAATTTTAAGTCGTCTTGATGCCATCAATCAAAATAACTATCTTCTCGAAAAAACTGATATTAATTTAATTGATCTAATTAACGATGTAACAGAAGAATTATCATTTTTAGCTATAGAAAATAAAATAAATCTTTGTCAAGATATTCAAATTAAGGATAATCTAATTATTCAAGGAAATGAAGCACAAATTTATCGATTATTAACTAATTTAGTCGTTAATGCGATTCAAAATACTCCTGAAAGTGGATTAGTTACTATATCCTTAGAAAATAATAAAAAAGAAGTAATAATGGCAATTAGTGATACAGGAATAGGTATTAGTGAAGAAGATAACTTATTAATTTTTAATCGTTTTTATCGAGTAGATAAATCCCGTGGTAGAGACAAAGGAAATAGTGGATTAGGCTTAGCTATTGTTAGCTCGATTCTGCTATTTCATCACGGCAGAATCGAATTAGAAAGTACTATAAATAAAGGAAGTATTTTTACTGTTTATTTGCCTAAATAA
- a CDS encoding DUF411 domain-containing protein, which translates to MLQIKLIQSLTGIALITIIGSIAISSNNSSYAHETHQNHENKAITASVWDKSTVNYNGSKKITVYNSPSCGCCKQWMAHMKKHGFEVTDIKTDDMETIKRKNNLPSELESCHTAIIDGYVMEGHIPADDIKRFLTQKSTNFKGLAVAGMPIGSPGMESDKIKQPFDVVAFNNNSKVTVFKIHKNY; encoded by the coding sequence ATGTTACAAATAAAATTAATTCAATCATTAACAGGGATTGCACTTATTACCATTATCGGTAGCATTGCTATATCTTCTAATAACTCAAGCTATGCCCATGAAACCCATCAAAATCACGAAAATAAGGCTATAACTGCTAGTGTTTGGGATAAATCCACTGTTAATTATAATGGCAGTAAAAAAATAACAGTTTATAATAGTCCTTCTTGTGGTTGTTGTAAACAATGGATGGCACACATGAAAAAACATGGCTTTGAAGTAACAGACATCAAAACCGATGATATGGAGACGATTAAACGTAAAAATAATTTACCCTCAGAGTTAGAGTCTTGTCATACTGCTATTATCGATGGTTACGTTATGGAAGGGCATATTCCCGCCGATGATATTAAACGTTTTCTAACCCAAAAATCGACTAACTTTAAAGGATTAGCCGTTGCAGGGATGCCCATTGGTAGCCCCGGAATGGAATCTGATAAAATTAAGCAACCTTTTGATGTGGTGGCTTTTAATAATAATAGTAAAGTAACAGTATTTAAAATTCACAAAAATTATTAA
- a CDS encoding copper resistance protein B, which yields MLSLKLTKFLVRSSSTLLTSSLLSLLTLTHFTHQSKAQEIDKTIIKNPLTISKFIDKSNNQEKQQFFKQFEDNQYLNQEKNFIFTQHNHNNNNQENDFGEPIHDNLIYHKILFDQLEYQVNDSQNIFNWDVTGWVGGDYQKFVFKTEGDVSFDDGNGEAELQLLYSKQISPYFDFQAGLRYDQLYGDKGNSRGFAVIGVEGLAPYFFEIDSALFISHQGDISARFKAEYELLLSQRLVLQPKIETNLAIQKVEEFGIGSGINNLELGLRLRYEITREFAPYIGVSWNKLFGNTAKFAEEEGESSDDLKFVTGVRLMF from the coding sequence ATGTTATCATTAAAACTTACTAAATTTTTAGTTCGATCAAGCAGTACACTTTTAACATCAAGCCTTTTATCTTTATTAACTTTAACTCATTTTACCCATCAAAGTAAAGCACAAGAAATAGATAAAACTATTATCAAAAACCCGTTAACTATTAGTAAATTTATTGATAAAAGTAATAACCAAGAAAAACAACAATTTTTTAAGCAATTTGAAGATAACCAATACTTAAATCAAGAAAAAAATTTTATCTTTACTCAACATAATCATAACAATAATAATCAAGAAAATGATTTTGGTGAGCCTATCCATGATAATTTAATTTATCATAAAATCCTTTTTGATCAATTAGAATATCAAGTTAATGATAGTCAAAATATCTTTAATTGGGATGTGACAGGATGGGTAGGAGGAGACTATCAAAAATTTGTTTTTAAAACCGAAGGAGATGTGAGTTTTGATGATGGTAATGGAGAAGCAGAATTACAACTTTTATACAGTAAACAAATTTCTCCTTATTTCGATTTTCAAGCAGGTTTAAGATATGATCAACTCTATGGAGATAAGGGAAATAGTCGAGGTTTTGCTGTTATCGGAGTGGAAGGATTAGCACCTTATTTTTTTGAAATTGATAGCGCTTTATTTATTAGTCATCAAGGAGATATTTCTGCAAGATTTAAAGCTGAATATGAGTTATTACTTTCTCAAAGATTAGTTTTACAACCGAAAATAGAGACAAATTTAGCTATTCAAAAAGTCGAAGAATTTGGCATCGGTAGCGGTATTAATAATTTGGAATTAGGTTTAAGATTACGCTACGAAATTACTCGAGAATTTGCCCCTTATATTGGCGTAAGTTGGAATAAACTGTTTGGAAATACTGCTAAATTTGCTGAAGAGGAAGGGGAAAGTAGTGATGATTTAAAATTCGTAACTGGAGTGAGATTAATGTTTTAA
- a CDS encoding copper resistance system multicopper oxidase, producing MKQIRLNRRNFLQFSGGIATSFILHQILPASAKNINANGYLEGDVIDLVIAETKINIGDRTSQGKVVNGSLPSPTIRLKEGQNVTINIKNNLNEDTSIHWHGLILPANMDGVPGVSFRGIKPKETFTYQFPVNQSGTYWYHSHSNMQEPLGMYGAIIIDPLEPEPYNYSRDYVIILSDWSFENPHAILANLKKMPTYYNYQRRTVANLAEDWEWKQMRMDSADIADVTGATYTYLMNGKTSNDNWTGIFNKGNKVRLRFINASAMTLFDVRIPNLPMTVIQADGQNVQPVTVDEIRIGVAETYDVIVEPDTQEAYTILAESLDRSGYVRGTLGIKEGLFAEIPPRRERPLRTMDDMGMDHNAHSGHNNHSSSSSQDHSSHQTLSSNHSNHQSSSINHGNHNQHQDHDMSNMSHDDHNNHGTSNMDHSNHSNHDISEKETLDFSWQPRGEDNNGIGNAATPMMVKNRLNEAGVGLENVKHRVLVYTDLKSVKPSKNTRKFDREITLYLTGNMERYMWSFNGKKYSEDKEIDFYYGERLRLTFVNDTMMEHPIHLHGMWMELVNGNGVYQPRKHTIIVKPAEKLSTEIDVDAKGKWAFHCHLMYHMDVGMFRTINVIS from the coding sequence GTGAAGCAAATTAGGCTTAATAGACGCAATTTCCTGCAATTTTCAGGGGGGATTGCCACCAGTTTTATTTTACATCAAATCCTACCTGCATCTGCAAAGAATATTAACGCCAATGGTTATTTAGAAGGGGATGTAATCGACTTAGTGATAGCAGAAACAAAAATTAATATCGGCGATCGAACCTCTCAAGGTAAAGTGGTAAATGGTAGCTTACCTTCTCCTACCATTAGACTCAAAGAAGGGCAAAACGTCACCATTAACATCAAGAATAATCTGAATGAAGATACTTCTATTCATTGGCACGGTTTAATTTTACCAGCAAATATGGACGGAGTGCCAGGGGTAAGTTTTCGGGGAATAAAACCAAAGGAAACCTTTACTTATCAATTCCCTGTAAACCAGAGTGGTACTTACTGGTATCATAGTCATAGCAATATGCAAGAACCATTAGGAATGTATGGTGCTATTATTATTGATCCCCTAGAGCCTGAGCCTTATAATTATAGTCGAGACTATGTAATCATATTATCAGATTGGAGTTTTGAGAATCCCCACGCCATTCTCGCCAATTTGAAAAAGATGCCCACCTACTATAATTATCAAAGACGCACCGTTGCTAACTTAGCAGAAGATTGGGAGTGGAAACAGATGCGGATGGATTCTGCGGATATTGCCGATGTGACGGGGGCGACTTATACTTATTTAATGAATGGTAAAACCAGTAATGATAATTGGACTGGTATTTTTAACAAGGGTAATAAAGTTAGACTGAGATTTATTAACGCCTCGGCGATGACATTGTTTGATGTCAGAATCCCTAACTTACCTATGACAGTCATACAAGCAGATGGGCAGAATGTGCAACCGGTGACAGTAGATGAGATAAGGATAGGAGTAGCAGAAACCTATGACGTGATAGTTGAACCAGATACCCAAGAGGCTTATACTATACTTGCGGAGAGTCTCGATCGAAGTGGTTATGTGAGAGGTACACTAGGAATAAAAGAAGGGTTATTCGCCGAAATTCCTCCTCGTAGAGAACGCCCTTTGCGTACAATGGATGATATGGGTATGGATCATAATGCTCATAGTGGTCATAATAATCACTCATCTTCATCAAGTCAAGACCACAGTAGTCATCAAACCTTATCATCTAATCATAGCAATCATCAAAGCTCATCGATCAATCATGGTAACCATAATCAGCATCAAGATCATGATATGTCGAATATGAGTCACGATGATCATAATAATCATGGTACGTCAAATATGGATCATAGTAATCATAGTAACCATGATATAAGTGAGAAAGAAACCTTAGATTTTTCATGGCAACCGAGGGGGGAAGATAATAATGGTATTGGTAACGCCGCAACGCCAATGATGGTAAAAAATCGTTTAAATGAAGCAGGGGTTGGCTTAGAAAATGTCAAACATCGAGTGTTAGTTTATACAGATTTAAAGAGTGTAAAACCCTCGAAAAACACAAGAAAATTTGATCGAGAAATAACCCTATATTTAACTGGAAATATGGAGCGTTATATGTGGTCATTTAATGGTAAAAAATACTCAGAAGACAAAGAAATAGACTTTTATTATGGAGAGAGATTAAGACTAACATTTGTCAATGATACCATGATGGAACATCCCATACATTTACACGGAATGTGGATGGAATTAGTAAACGGCAACGGCGTTTATCAACCACGAAAACATACAATAATTGTGAAACCAGCCGAGAAATTATCTACAGAAATTGACGTTGATGCTAAAGGAAAATGGGCGTTTCATTGTCATTTAATGTATCACATGGATGTCGGAATGTTTCGCACTATTAACGTTATTTCCTAA
- a CDS encoding glutaredoxin has product MITIGVNTQVRLYRMSMPEHECPWGLKAINLLKEAGIVFEDIKLISQEEVDLFKAKYNVATTPQIFFDNERIGGYTDLANYFGVTAKKADYSYTPVIALFSTAGLISLASSLGMTGFMGVSLSMLASLKLMDLNAFAESFAKYDLICQRFKPYGKIYPFLESMIGLGLLSGILPLVTGISAFGLGISGAISVFKAVYIDKLELNCACVGGNSKAPLGVVSFAENAIMAIMGASLIFSNVSVTLNQQQSLSPFYSSIVQESSIKK; this is encoded by the coding sequence ATGATTACTATCGGTGTAAATACACAAGTAAGATTATACAGGATGTCAATGCCCGAACACGAATGTCCTTGGGGTTTAAAAGCAATTAATTTACTCAAAGAGGCTGGGATTGTTTTTGAAGATATTAAACTAATTAGCCAAGAAGAAGTCGATTTATTCAAGGCTAAATATAATGTAGCTACGACTCCACAAATATTTTTTGATAACGAGCGAATTGGCGGTTATACTGATTTAGCTAATTATTTTGGGGTAACAGCCAAAAAAGCGGATTATTCCTATACTCCTGTCATTGCCTTATTTTCTACGGCAGGTTTAATTAGTTTAGCCTCCTCTTTAGGAATGACTGGTTTTATGGGAGTTTCTCTCTCCATGTTAGCATCATTAAAATTAATGGATCTTAATGCTTTTGCTGAAAGTTTTGCTAAATACGATCTCATTTGTCAACGTTTCAAGCCTTATGGGAAAATATATCCCTTTCTGGAATCTATGATTGGCTTAGGTTTATTATCAGGAATCCTTCCCTTAGTGACGGGTATTAGTGCCTTTGGATTGGGGATTAGTGGTGCTATTTCAGTATTTAAAGCGGTTTATATTGATAAACTGGAATTGAATTGTGCTTGTGTCGGCGGTAATTCTAAAGCACCTTTGGGGGTTGTTAGTTTTGCGGAAAATGCTATTATGGCGATTATGGGAGCTAGTTTAATTTTTTCTAATGTTTCCGTTACTTTGAATCAACAACAATCTCTATCTCCATTTTATAGTTCGATCGTTCAAGAAAGTAGCATCAAAAAATAG
- a CDS encoding heavy metal-responsive transcriptional regulator, with product MSNLLKIGEIAKQTRVSVATLRYYESLKLVQPIQRGENGYRYYELDAVKVVQFIKKAQSLRFSLEEIRQIIEIRNYGKPPCELVKNLLDKKIEELKTQIQQMTSFKAELENYRESWRINDLNIDNQETKEICPLIAKLKVI from the coding sequence ATGAGTAATCTTTTAAAAATAGGTGAAATCGCAAAACAAACAAGGGTTTCTGTTGCTACTTTACGATATTACGAATCCCTAAAACTCGTTCAACCTATACAGCGAGGGGAAAATGGTTATAGATATTACGAATTAGACGCAGTTAAAGTTGTTCAATTTATTAAAAAAGCTCAATCCTTGAGATTTTCTTTGGAAGAAATTAGGCAAATTATTGAGATTCGTAATTATGGGAAACCACCTTGTGAATTGGTCAAAAATCTATTGGATAAAAAAATTGAAGAATTAAAAACACAAATTCAACAAATGACTTCTTTTAAAGCTGAATTGGAAAATTACAGGGAAAGTTGGAGAATAAATGATCTAAATATAGATAATCAAGAAACAAAAGAAATTTGTCCTCTAATTGCAAAGCTTAAAGTTATTTAA
- the glgA gene encoding glycogen synthase GlgA — MYIVHIASECAPVIKAGGLGDVVYGLSREIENRGHTVEIILPMYDCMRYDHIWGLHDAYKDLYVPWYDSAIHCSVYCGWVHGRLCFFIQPHSNDDFFNRGCYYGETDDDMRFAFFSKAALEFLFISNKRPDVIHCHDWQTGLIPVMLYEMYKWHGMANQRVCYTIHNFKHQGICGTEILEATGLNNAPYYYSYDRLRDNFNPFALNMMKGGIVYSNHINTVSPHHAWEARYSGVSYGLGHTLELHHYKFNGILNGIDYNIWNPEIDTFIPYQYNINNISNKAKNTQALRQRLLLKNDKKPIVAYIGRLDRQKGVELVHHSLYYSLHHNAQFVLLGSATEAPINNWFSHEKYFLNNNPDCHLELGFNEELAHLIYAGADIIVVPSDYEPCGLTQMIGLKYGTVPVVRGVGGLIDTVFDRDNDQNHQEEERNGFVFYQTDHHALESGLSRAISLWHHYPEEFEKLQKQGMNYDYSWKNPGQKYIDLYDFLRHK; from the coding sequence ATGTATATTGTTCATATTGCTTCAGAGTGCGCACCTGTCATTAAAGCAGGGGGATTAGGCGATGTAGTCTATGGGTTAAGTCGAGAAATTGAAAATAGAGGTCATACAGTAGAAATTATTTTACCTATGTATGATTGTATGCGTTATGATCATATTTGGGGTTTACATGATGCTTATAAAGATTTATATGTACCTTGGTACGATAGTGCAATTCATTGTTCTGTTTATTGCGGTTGGGTACATGGTAGATTATGTTTCTTTATACAACCCCATTCTAATGATGATTTTTTTAATCGAGGTTGTTACTACGGTGAAACTGATGATGATATGAGGTTTGCTTTTTTCTCGAAAGCGGCTTTAGAATTTCTCTTTATCAGCAATAAACGTCCTGATGTTATCCACTGTCATGATTGGCAAACAGGATTAATTCCTGTCATGTTATATGAGATGTATAAATGGCATGGCATGGCAAATCAAAGAGTTTGTTATACTATCCATAACTTTAAACATCAAGGCATTTGTGGCACCGAAATTTTAGAAGCTACGGGCTTAAATAATGCTCCTTATTATTATAGTTATGATCGCCTTAGAGATAATTTTAATCCTTTTGCCCTTAACATGATGAAAGGAGGTATTGTTTATTCTAATCACATTAATACTGTTTCTCCTCACCACGCATGGGAAGCAAGGTATAGCGGTGTGAGTTATGGCTTAGGTCATACTTTAGAACTTCATCACTATAAATTTAATGGTATTCTCAACGGTATTGATTACAATATTTGGAATCCTGAAATAGATACATTTATTCCTTATCAATACAACATCAATAATATTAGTAATAAAGCAAAAAATACACAAGCATTAAGACAAAGATTATTATTAAAAAATGATAAAAAACCTATTGTTGCTTATATTGGCAGACTTGATCGTCAAAAAGGTGTTGAATTAGTACATCATTCCCTATACTATTCCCTTCATCATAATGCCCAATTTGTACTATTAGGATCAGCGACAGAAGCCCCTATTAATAATTGGTTTTCCCATGAAAAATACTTTCTCAATAACAACCCTGATTGTCATTTAGAGTTAGGTTTTAATGAAGAATTAGCCCATTTAATTTATGCAGGAGCTGATATTATTGTTGTACCTAGCGACTATGAACCCTGTGGTTTAACTCAAATGATTGGATTAAAATATGGTACAGTTCCTGTAGTACGTGGAGTTGGTGGTTTAATTGATACGGTTTTTGATAGAGATAATGATCAAAATCATCAAGAAGAAGAAAGAAACGGATTTGTTTTTTATCAAACTGATCATCATGCTTTAGAATCTGGCTTGTCAAGAGCAATTTCACTATGGCATCATTATCCTGAAGAATTTGAAAAACTGCAAAAACAAGGAATGAACTATGATTATTCATGGAAAAATCCAGGTCAAAAATATATTGATCTTTACGATTTTTTACGCCATAAATAA